A window of the Streptomyces griseochromogenes genome harbors these coding sequences:
- a CDS encoding condensation domain-containing protein has translation MWLLEKLVPDTGINNVGLALQVSGRLRPDALKAAMAIMLGRHEVLRTVFRADGTADLVKETVPAGEFKVDIEPLDLSGGPLQERLTAFVDRPFRLDGRPLVRAGFATHPDGDVLCVGVHHLAFDMVSIAVFMREFIPVYEALATGRPIPAEAATRAPLVTGPEPQPADLAYWRETLSGLTPGGLDLWCGVPRGRQPVMTGENAGRTLSPEAQHAVLHLQRVARAPVAAVLLAAYSALLASHGAGPDIVIGSPVDVRGTNTSAIGYHVNVVPLRIRVDFTEGFRALARKARDAFLGAMGHAGVSVDDLNGELPGFGSSWQTALFRHMFNFLPDTSPGELSIDGMPARLLTIENPYSKSDLELVGTPSKADVWFRYSREILARADVEAMLRRFEALLIAAAQDADRPIGETAGWSDLDREVTDRANETASPAAPETVPAAFRSWATASPEAPAVVDGERTLTYQQAHRAALEIRDLLATEAGVRPGDVVAVAASPGEAAVAALGIWLAGAVHLPVDAGHDASWTARQLTHSGAKAVLTGTGVRLSADDQPLPVLSMDTARPAASAEPGPAGEPADPRSPACLFYASAPDGEPVATTLSHAGIANLVAHVATELSATPGTGTLTLAGLTSYESLVDLFLPLTSGGRLVVAPDEARGDGPALRDLIDRHDVGIVRIPAGTPARILQDAADRLPGLRVLVRGEEVSRATADRLLTAGCRLYGVHGAAETGGWALSARIDDPDDLTSGRPLTNTRAFITAPDGRELPIGLRGELCLAGTGLAPAGPDDARFSHNERYGRHYRTGELARRRPDGTIERLGHGSRQIVTADGPVDPSGIEAVLLDHPAVRAAVALAVTSPGEDRTVVAFAEVTDTAEPADGPLLRAHAREHLAPPAVPRQVVRLTALPRNADGRPDLDALARLAAKSLEAGPDEHDPAADDKLVQELVELWRQLLNTEVTAQTSFFEAGGHSLLAAVLAQKIEELTGVSLELSEVFEHPTPAALAARVRA, from the coding sequence TTGTGGCTGCTGGAGAAGCTCGTTCCGGACACGGGTATCAACAACGTCGGGCTTGCTCTCCAGGTGAGCGGCCGGCTGCGCCCGGACGCGCTGAAAGCGGCCATGGCCATCATGCTCGGCCGGCACGAGGTCCTTCGGACGGTTTTCCGCGCCGACGGTACGGCGGACCTGGTCAAGGAGACCGTTCCGGCCGGTGAGTTCAAGGTGGACATCGAGCCGCTCGACCTGTCCGGCGGGCCGTTGCAGGAGCGGCTGACCGCATTCGTCGACCGCCCTTTCCGGCTCGACGGCCGGCCGCTGGTCAGGGCCGGGTTCGCCACGCACCCGGACGGTGACGTCCTGTGCGTGGGAGTGCACCACCTGGCGTTCGACATGGTCTCCATAGCCGTGTTCATGCGCGAGTTCATCCCGGTCTACGAGGCGCTGGCCACCGGCCGTCCGATACCGGCCGAGGCGGCGACGCGGGCCCCGCTCGTCACCGGGCCCGAACCGCAGCCGGCCGATCTCGCCTACTGGCGCGAGACCCTGAGCGGACTCACACCGGGCGGACTCGACCTGTGGTGCGGCGTGCCGCGTGGCCGGCAGCCCGTGATGACGGGCGAGAACGCGGGCCGCACCCTCTCCCCGGAGGCACAGCACGCCGTGCTGCACCTGCAGCGCGTGGCCAGAGCACCCGTCGCCGCCGTGCTGCTGGCCGCCTACAGCGCCCTGCTCGCCTCGCACGGTGCCGGACCCGACATCGTCATCGGCTCACCGGTCGACGTCCGCGGGACCAACACGTCCGCCATCGGCTACCACGTGAACGTCGTCCCGCTGCGCATCCGCGTGGACTTCACCGAAGGCTTCCGCGCCCTGGCCCGCAAGGCCCGGGACGCCTTCCTCGGCGCGATGGGACACGCGGGCGTCTCCGTCGACGACCTGAACGGCGAACTCCCCGGCTTCGGCTCGTCCTGGCAGACCGCGCTCTTCAGGCACATGTTCAACTTCCTGCCCGACACCTCCCCGGGCGAGCTGTCGATCGACGGAATGCCCGCCCGGCTGCTGACGATCGAGAACCCCTACAGCAAGTCCGACCTGGAGCTCGTCGGTACGCCGTCCAAGGCCGACGTCTGGTTCCGCTACTCCCGCGAGATCCTGGCCCGCGCCGACGTCGAGGCGATGCTGCGCCGGTTCGAAGCCCTGCTGATCGCGGCCGCCCAGGACGCCGACCGGCCGATCGGGGAGACAGCGGGCTGGAGCGACCTCGACCGCGAGGTCACCGACCGGGCCAACGAGACCGCGAGCCCGGCCGCACCCGAAACGGTGCCGGCGGCCTTCCGGTCGTGGGCGACGGCGTCACCCGAGGCTCCGGCCGTCGTCGACGGCGAACGCACCCTCACCTACCAGCAGGCGCACCGGGCCGCGCTCGAGATCCGGGACCTGCTGGCAACCGAGGCCGGTGTCCGCCCGGGCGACGTCGTGGCGGTGGCCGCGTCCCCGGGCGAGGCCGCCGTGGCCGCGCTCGGCATATGGCTCGCCGGCGCGGTCCACCTCCCCGTCGACGCGGGCCACGACGCCTCCTGGACGGCACGGCAGCTGACCCACTCCGGGGCGAAGGCGGTACTGACCGGGACCGGCGTCCGGTTATCCGCCGATGACCAGCCCCTTCCCGTCCTGTCCATGGACACCGCCCGGCCGGCCGCATCCGCCGAGCCGGGCCCGGCCGGCGAACCGGCCGACCCGCGATCCCCCGCCTGCCTGTTCTACGCGTCCGCGCCGGACGGAGAACCGGTCGCCACCACCCTGAGCCACGCGGGCATCGCCAACCTGGTCGCCCACGTCGCCACCGAACTGTCCGCCACGCCGGGCACGGGCACCCTGACACTCGCCGGCCTCACGTCGTACGAGTCGCTGGTCGACCTCTTCCTGCCGCTGACCTCGGGCGGGCGGCTCGTCGTCGCCCCCGACGAGGCCCGCGGCGACGGACCCGCACTGCGCGACCTGATCGACCGTCACGACGTCGGCATCGTGCGGATCCCGGCGGGCACCCCGGCCCGCATCCTTCAGGACGCGGCCGACCGGCTGCCGGGCCTGCGCGTCCTCGTCCGGGGCGAGGAGGTCTCCCGCGCGACCGCGGACCGGCTCCTCACGGCCGGATGCCGGCTGTACGGCGTCCACGGCGCCGCCGAGACCGGCGGCTGGGCCCTGTCCGCGCGGATCGACGACCCGGACGACCTGACCTCGGGACGCCCCCTCACGAACACCCGGGCCTTCATCACCGCCCCCGACGGCCGGGAACTGCCCATCGGACTGCGCGGCGAGCTGTGCCTGGCCGGAACCGGGCTCGCACCGGCGGGCCCCGACGACGCCCGGTTCTCGCACAACGAGCGCTACGGGCGCCACTACCGCACCGGAGAACTGGCCCGCCGCCGGCCCGACGGAACGATCGAACGGCTCGGCCACGGCAGCCGGCAGATCGTCACCGCCGACGGCCCGGTCGACCCGAGCGGGATCGAGGCGGTCCTGCTCGACCATCCCGCCGTACGCGCGGCCGTGGCCCTGGCCGTGACCTCGCCCGGCGAAGACCGCACCGTCGTCGCCTTCGCCGAGGTGACCGACACCGCCGAGCCGGCCGACGGCCCACTGCTGCGGGCGCACGCACGAGAACACCTGGCCCCACCCGCCGTCCCCCGGCAGGTCGTCCGTCTGACCGCGCTGCCCAGGAACGCCGACGGCCGGCCCGACCTCGACGCGCTCGCACGCCTCGCCGCGAAATCCCTCGAAGCGGGTCCCGACGAACACGACCCCGCCGCGGACGACAAACTCGTCCAGGAACTCGTCGAATTGTGGCGGCAGCTCCTCAATACCGAGGTGACGGCCCAGACGAGTTTCTTCGAAGCAGGCGGCCATTCACTGCTCGCCGCGGTACTGGCGCAAAAAATCGAGGAACTGACCGGGGTGTCCCTCGAACTCTCCGAAGTCTTCGAACACCCGACACCCGCCGCTCTCGCTGCGCGGGTGCGCGCGTAA
- a CDS encoding acyl carrier protein, which yields MTAELSSLTAESIQKELLGFLSERIKTDVELDQDLFSSGLVSSMFAMQLVVHLEEAYDIAIVGPDLKFDNFRTVESMTSLVQRLRDASGPAEDA from the coding sequence ATGACTGCCGAACTCTCTTCCCTCACGGCTGAGAGCATCCAGAAGGAACTCCTCGGATTCCTCAGCGAGCGCATCAAGACCGATGTGGAGCTGGACCAGGACCTCTTCAGCTCCGGCCTGGTCTCCTCCATGTTCGCGATGCAGCTGGTCGTCCACCTCGAAGAGGCCTACGACATCGCCATCGTCGGCCCGGACCTCAAGTTCGACAACTTCCGCACCGTCGAGTCCATGACCAGCCTCGTGCAGCGGCTGCGGGACGCGTCGGGTCCGGCCGAAGATGCCTGA
- a CDS encoding acyl-CoA dehydrogenase family protein: MPERLADEHAFVGELVGNRPDAWDRSGELPIDLLHKLGARGLLCAEVPASYGGLGASSRDNGEFTAYVGSLCSSLRSIMTSQGIVAHTVRRFGDRTQRRQFLGELTNGKLAGVGFSEPAAGSDLSAMRTRIEPDGDTFVVNGEKKWLTGSRYADFLLILGLNGDGAAAALIPTDTPGLDIELVADPMGCRAAGHANVRMDDVRIPAANVLGGGGQSLPMLFTTALSYGRMSIAWGCVGIIRACLNAAGAHAKTREQAGVPLSEHQLVRRHLAELLIAEQSSTRVCEHASQAWDSASPDMAVQAVLAKHVSAGHAARGAATAVQLLGSAGAQDGHVVARAYRDAKLMELIEGSNEICQLILAEHVLSISG; encoded by the coding sequence ATGCCTGAGCGGCTCGCCGACGAGCACGCCTTCGTGGGCGAGCTTGTCGGCAACCGTCCGGACGCCTGGGACCGCTCGGGCGAACTGCCCATCGACCTGCTGCACAAGCTCGGCGCCCGCGGCCTGCTGTGCGCGGAGGTCCCGGCGTCCTACGGCGGCCTCGGCGCGAGCAGCCGGGACAACGGCGAGTTCACCGCCTACGTGGGCAGCCTGTGCAGTTCCCTGCGGTCCATCATGACCTCGCAGGGCATCGTCGCCCACACCGTCCGGCGCTTCGGCGACCGCACCCAACGACGCCAGTTCCTCGGAGAACTGACGAACGGGAAGCTCGCCGGGGTCGGATTCAGCGAGCCGGCCGCCGGCAGCGACCTGTCGGCCATGCGGACCCGGATCGAACCCGACGGCGACACCTTCGTCGTCAACGGGGAGAAGAAGTGGCTGACCGGCAGCCGGTACGCCGACTTCCTGCTGATCCTCGGACTGAACGGCGACGGCGCCGCCGCCGCTCTCATCCCCACGGACACACCGGGCCTGGACATCGAGCTGGTGGCCGACCCGATGGGCTGCCGGGCCGCCGGACACGCCAACGTCCGCATGGACGACGTACGCATCCCTGCGGCCAACGTCCTGGGCGGCGGCGGCCAGTCCCTGCCGATGCTGTTCACCACCGCGCTCTCCTACGGGCGCATGTCGATCGCGTGGGGCTGCGTCGGGATCATCCGCGCCTGCCTGAACGCCGCGGGCGCGCACGCCAAGACCCGCGAGCAGGCAGGCGTGCCGCTCTCCGAGCACCAGCTCGTGCGCAGGCACCTCGCCGAACTCCTGATCGCCGAACAGTCCTCGACCCGGGTCTGCGAGCACGCCAGCCAGGCCTGGGACTCCGCCTCGCCGGACATGGCCGTCCAGGCGGTCCTGGCCAAGCACGTCAGCGCCGGCCATGCCGCGCGCGGCGCCGCCACCGCCGTACAACTGCTGGGATCGGCGGGCGCCCAGGACGGGCACGTCGTCGCCCGGGCCTACCGGGACGCGAAACTCATGGAACTCATCGAGGGCAGCAACGAGATCTGCCAGCTGATCCTGGCAGAGCACGTCCTGTCCATTTCAGGATGA
- a CDS encoding HAD-IIIC family phosphatase, whose amino-acid sequence MAEKPTIVKCLVWDLDNTVWDGTLLEDSEVKLFPGIREVIVELDSRGILHSVASKNDHDMAWQQLEKLGLAEYFVHPQISWGRKSDAVKEIAERLNFAQSTIAFIDDLPTERAEVTFHSPEVRCYAADQATSLTELPEFSPEIVTVDARRRREMYQAGFRREAEKESFSGPDEDFLRTLDLVMAIKRADEEDLSRVEELTLRTSQMNATGVHYSDEALRGLLADPDHEVLTVTLTDRFGPHGAVGVLLLRYHENVWNLKLLATSCRVVTFGAGAVILNWLIDQAAKAGVDLAADFRPTDRNRMMDIAYRFAGFTNDSADSLAELDPPAGEGVQRLYLAPTPKNAPTTMQLSAPELAADLSRRTGGAARG is encoded by the coding sequence GTGGCTGAGAAGCCCACCATAGTCAAGTGCCTGGTCTGGGACCTGGACAATACCGTCTGGGACGGCACGCTGCTGGAAGACTCTGAGGTCAAGCTGTTCCCGGGAATCCGTGAAGTGATCGTCGAGCTGGATTCCCGGGGCATTCTGCACTCGGTCGCCAGCAAGAACGATCACGACATGGCCTGGCAGCAGCTCGAGAAACTCGGCCTCGCCGAGTACTTCGTCCACCCGCAGATCAGCTGGGGACGCAAATCCGACGCGGTCAAGGAGATCGCCGAGCGGCTGAACTTCGCGCAGTCCACCATCGCCTTCATCGACGACCTGCCCACCGAGCGCGCCGAGGTGACCTTCCACTCGCCCGAGGTCCGCTGCTACGCCGCCGACCAGGCGACCTCGCTGACCGAACTCCCCGAGTTCAGCCCGGAGATCGTCACCGTCGACGCCCGGCGGCGCCGCGAGATGTACCAGGCAGGGTTCCGCCGGGAGGCCGAGAAGGAGTCCTTCAGCGGGCCCGACGAGGACTTCCTGCGCACCCTCGACCTGGTCATGGCGATCAAGCGGGCCGACGAGGAAGACCTGTCCCGGGTCGAGGAACTGACCCTGCGGACCAGCCAGATGAACGCCACCGGGGTGCACTACTCCGACGAGGCGCTGCGCGGTCTGCTGGCCGACCCCGACCACGAGGTCCTCACCGTCACCCTGACGGACCGCTTCGGCCCGCACGGCGCGGTGGGCGTCCTCCTGCTCAGGTACCACGAGAACGTGTGGAACCTGAAGCTGCTCGCGACCTCGTGCCGCGTGGTGACCTTCGGAGCCGGTGCGGTCATCCTCAACTGGCTGATCGACCAGGCCGCCAAGGCCGGCGTGGACCTGGCCGCGGACTTCCGGCCGACCGACCGCAACCGCATGATGGACATCGCCTACCGCTTCGCGGGCTTCACCAACGACTCGGCCGACAGCCTGGCCGAGCTCGACCCGCCCGCCGGCGAGGGAGTCCAGCGCCTGTACCTGGCCCCGACGCCGAAGAACGCGCCCACCACGATGCAGCTCAGCGCGCCCGAACTGGCCGCCGACCTCAGCCGCCGCACGGGCGGCGCGGCACGCGGTTGA
- a CDS encoding 3-hydroxyacyl-CoA dehydrogenase family protein, with amino-acid sequence MSTDFGEHRLAIVGAGVMGTNITTLALGHGVPVVLVDVSEAVLEQARATIKQKLRHAQLMGVLPADRPQGELTTSVSLDDIADATTVIEAVTEVAEVKEKVLTAASAIVRPGTTLISNTSCIPIDEMAAWVARPEELVGVHFMNPSYLIKMVEVIRGPRTDAGIVEAVTGLLTVLGRESLVINDSTGFVINRLLHPLINTAAMLVQEGVASAEVVDGLLEGCLGHSTGPLRTGDLIGLDNLVDSLNVLYERRGDESCRPCDLLLAKVRDGHLGRKSGRGFYDYGKVAS; translated from the coding sequence ATGAGTACTGATTTTGGTGAGCACCGTCTCGCCATTGTCGGGGCCGGCGTGATGGGTACGAACATCACGACGCTCGCCCTCGGCCACGGGGTCCCCGTCGTCCTGGTGGACGTCAGCGAGGCCGTACTGGAGCAGGCACGCGCCACCATCAAGCAGAAGCTGCGCCACGCCCAGCTCATGGGCGTCCTGCCGGCGGACCGCCCGCAGGGCGAGCTGACCACGAGCGTGTCCCTGGACGACATCGCGGACGCCACCACCGTCATCGAGGCGGTCACGGAGGTCGCCGAGGTCAAGGAGAAGGTCCTGACCGCGGCCTCGGCGATCGTCCGCCCGGGCACCACCCTCATCTCCAACACCTCGTGCATCCCGATCGACGAGATGGCCGCCTGGGTCGCACGCCCCGAGGAACTCGTCGGCGTGCACTTCATGAACCCCTCCTACCTGATCAAGATGGTCGAGGTCATCCGCGGCCCGCGCACCGACGCCGGCATCGTGGAAGCCGTCACCGGACTGCTGACCGTCCTCGGCCGCGAGTCGCTCGTCATCAACGACTCGACCGGCTTCGTGATCAACCGGCTGCTGCACCCGCTGATCAACACCGCGGCCATGCTCGTCCAGGAGGGCGTCGCCTCCGCCGAAGTCGTCGACGGCCTCCTCGAAGGCTGCCTCGGACACTCGACCGGGCCGCTGCGCACCGGCGACCTCATCGGCCTGGACAACCTGGTCGACTCGCTCAACGTGCTCTACGAGCGCCGCGGCGACGAAAGCTGCCGCCCCTGTGACCTGCTGCTCGCGAAGGTGCGGGACGGCCACCTCGGCCGGAAGTCCGGACGAGGGTTCTACGACTACGGAAAGGTCGCCTCATGA